In Litoribrevibacter albus, a genomic segment contains:
- a CDS encoding cupredoxin domain-containing protein has translation MKAFFALLGLSVLAMNVQAETHHVEIKKYKFIPQHIEINAGDTVVWTNKEKRQYHSVWFKSLNPEEPEYVFPDETVTMTFNDAGELNYECGPHPEMTGSVSVVK, from the coding sequence ATGAAAGCGTTTTTTGCCCTGTTAGGTTTAAGCGTTTTGGCGATGAATGTTCAGGCTGAGACTCATCATGTTGAGATCAAGAAATACAAATTCATACCTCAGCATATTGAGATTAACGCCGGGGATACCGTGGTATGGACAAACAAAGAAAAACGCCAATATCACAGTGTCTGGTTTAAAAGCCTGAATCCCGAAGAGCCTGAATATGTCTTCCCCGATGAGACGGTGACCATGACCTTCAATGATGCGGGTGAATTGAATTACGAATGTGGGCCACACCCGGAAATGACGGGTTCGGTATCGGTAGTTAAGTAG
- a CDS encoding MerR family transcriptional regulator, with translation MYRIGQLVKDFGLSRSTLLYYDRIGLLKSQIRTGANYRIYSEADYHRLGKICTYKQAGISLEDIKSLLDTSECNITNVLEKRLESLNSEISELRKQQQVVVSLLGKDSLLRSTKTMSKEQWVDILKASGMTEEDMHRWHVAFERSLPEAHTDFLESLGIDNAEIARIKQWSKP, from the coding sequence ATGTATCGAATAGGTCAGCTTGTAAAGGACTTTGGTCTCTCTCGTTCCACGCTTCTTTATTACGACCGCATCGGTTTATTAAAAAGTCAGATTCGGACGGGGGCAAATTACCGTATTTACAGCGAAGCGGATTATCACAGATTAGGAAAAATCTGTACCTACAAACAAGCTGGAATCAGTCTGGAAGACATCAAATCCCTGTTGGATACCTCTGAATGCAATATAACGAACGTGCTGGAAAAACGGCTGGAATCCCTCAACTCTGAAATCAGCGAGTTGCGTAAACAGCAGCAGGTTGTTGTTAGCTTGCTAGGAAAAGATTCTCTCTTGCGATCCACTAAAACCATGAGCAAAGAGCAGTGGGTGGATATCCTCAAAGCCTCTGGAATGACCGAAGAAGACATGCATCGGTGGCATGTGGCCTTTGAGCGCAGCTTGCCTGAAGCACATACGGATTTTTTGGAATCACTCGGTATTGATAACGCGGAAATTGCTCGGATCAAGCAATGGTCTAAACCTTAG
- a CDS encoding YopT-type cysteine protease domain-containing protein: MQASHFSQVANRFGVQTSEAFSQKAWRNKVYVWDPGKLCAGLCHMWLQEKLRGRSLLTFLETQQPIHYFTDLLDEIHRYQQLSHYPLFPEEYQPTQRDLQKLVEKYGTDDWLSIQCKVDLDYQGDFVLYDLSRTYAYDKASVTQFISTPEFISWSSLPYGSLILGVLRYSRQGKQRSHRFCYFLDHQGNHHFFDPNAGEVVEANEARFFAWLNGFFAESEYFQKYEKSDNSFLTLYQLDDVSVKSDLGMDLFLNCGSEKTAAYR; the protein is encoded by the coding sequence GTGCAAGCGAGTCACTTTTCTCAAGTAGCAAATAGGTTTGGCGTACAAACGTCCGAGGCATTCTCGCAAAAAGCTTGGCGGAATAAGGTCTATGTCTGGGACCCGGGTAAATTATGTGCCGGTTTATGTCATATGTGGTTGCAAGAGAAACTGCGTGGGCGATCCTTATTGACGTTTCTAGAGACGCAGCAACCGATTCACTATTTCACTGATTTATTGGATGAAATCCATCGTTATCAGCAGCTTAGTCATTACCCTTTATTTCCGGAAGAGTATCAGCCAACGCAGCGAGATCTACAAAAACTGGTGGAAAAATATGGCACGGACGATTGGTTGTCTATCCAGTGCAAGGTTGATCTGGACTATCAGGGGGATTTTGTTCTGTATGATCTTTCACGTACTTATGCTTACGACAAAGCATCGGTGACTCAGTTTATAAGTACGCCCGAATTTATTTCTTGGTCCTCTCTGCCTTATGGCTCTCTTATTCTTGGTGTCTTGCGATACAGCCGTCAGGGAAAACAGCGGAGCCATCGATTTTGTTATTTTCTGGATCATCAAGGGAATCATCATTTCTTTGATCCTAACGCTGGAGAAGTGGTTGAAGCCAATGAGGCGCGTTTCTTTGCATGGTTGAACGGCTTCTTTGCTGAATCGGAGTACTTTCAGAAATACGAGAAAAGCGATAATTCATTTTTAACCCTGTATCAGCTTGATGATGTGTCAGTGAAGTCTGATCTCGGTATGGATCTTTTTCTTAATTGCGGTTCGGAGAAGACGGCGGCTTATCGCTGA
- a CDS encoding nitroreductase family protein translates to MELFDAIEQRRAIKEFDTEAVMSDAEFKKLMEAVILTPTSYNIQHWRFVRITDRETRLKIQDAAWGQRPVGDASEVIIICADVDAWKDRPERYWADASKEAQDMLLPMMKNFYEGKPQLQRDEVFRSVGMVAQTMMLAAKGMGYDTNPMIGFDADALADIIRLPENHVIGLMVAIGKATAPANPRGGQLPLEELLFENRFH, encoded by the coding sequence ATGGAACTATTTGATGCCATCGAACAACGCCGCGCTATTAAAGAATTTGATACTGAAGCGGTCATGAGCGACGCAGAATTCAAAAAGCTGATGGAAGCGGTGATTCTTACGCCAACTTCATACAACATTCAGCACTGGCGTTTCGTTCGTATTACTGATCGTGAAACACGACTGAAGATTCAAGACGCCGCTTGGGGTCAACGACCGGTCGGAGATGCATCAGAGGTCATCATTATCTGTGCGGATGTGGATGCCTGGAAAGATCGACCAGAGCGTTACTGGGCCGATGCATCGAAAGAAGCCCAAGACATGCTATTACCAATGATGAAAAACTTCTACGAAGGTAAGCCACAACTGCAACGCGATGAAGTTTTCCGCAGTGTTGGTATGGTCGCTCAGACCATGATGCTTGCAGCAAAAGGCATGGGTTATGACACCAACCCAATGATTGGTTTTGATGCGGATGCGTTGGCAGACATCATCCGTCTACCGGAGAACCATGTGATCGGTTTGATGGTTGCAATTGGCAAGGCCACTGCACCGGCGAACCCTCGTGGTGGTCAGCTTCCACTGGAAGAATTGTTGTTTGAAAACCGCTTTCACTAG
- a CDS encoding cytochrome D1 domain-containing protein, whose amino-acid sequence MKKLKFGLSAIGLAVGMAATGISLPVSAGGPTLSEEDFDKANLMYFQRCAGCHGVLRKGATGKNLEPKNTLKKGQARLEKIISYGTEGGMNNFDDIFSKDEISKLATYIQMEPPVPPEMSLAQMKEHTKQFVALKDYPTKPLHGRNWKNFFVVIERDAGKAAIVDGDTKEIVTHIDTGYAVHVIKGTEHHATQHPKDEVGRFWYTIGRDGKVNKIDLFQTPDKMLVAETKMAYDARDIAVSGDGKYVIAGGYWPAHFVIMDAATLEPLKVVSTRGYNTKGEFINEARVAAIYTTPNEPTFLVAVKELGQMWQVDYRDLDNLRIEQINSAEFLHDGFFDPSGRYFQIAANASNKMVVVDTKTRKLEKMIDVDKLPHPGPGANWIDEKCGPVGGTTHLGVGLVSVWGNDPINHPDEAWKLCYEVETDGAGVFIRTHETSDYVWADQLKHPEPEVQQSVQVFDKKTREIVKTIRVTEEEGKAALHMEFNEDGTEVWVSVWNRADAKNPTGEIVVYDAKTLKEKARIKGLTTPTGKFNVYNRSHHKT is encoded by the coding sequence ATGAAAAAGCTTAAATTTGGATTATCAGCCATTGGTTTAGCCGTGGGAATGGCCGCAACGGGAATCAGTTTGCCCGTTTCTGCTGGTGGACCAACCCTATCCGAAGAAGACTTTGATAAAGCCAACTTGATGTACTTCCAACGATGCGCTGGTTGTCATGGTGTTCTAAGGAAAGGGGCGACTGGTAAAAACCTAGAACCTAAGAACACATTGAAAAAAGGTCAGGCTCGTCTAGAAAAAATCATTTCCTACGGTACTGAAGGCGGTATGAACAACTTTGATGACATCTTCTCTAAAGATGAAATCTCTAAGTTGGCCACCTATATCCAAATGGAACCACCTGTGCCACCTGAAATGTCCTTGGCACAAATGAAAGAGCACACAAAACAGTTTGTAGCGCTTAAAGATTATCCAACTAAGCCTTTACATGGTCGTAACTGGAAGAATTTCTTCGTGGTCATCGAGCGTGACGCAGGTAAAGCGGCAATCGTTGATGGCGATACCAAAGAGATTGTGACTCACATCGATACTGGTTATGCAGTACACGTAATTAAGGGTACAGAGCACCACGCAACGCAACATCCTAAAGATGAAGTAGGTCGTTTCTGGTACACCATTGGTCGTGACGGCAAGGTGAACAAAATCGACTTGTTCCAAACGCCTGACAAGATGTTGGTTGCAGAAACCAAAATGGCGTATGACGCACGTGATATCGCGGTATCCGGTGACGGTAAATACGTGATTGCTGGTGGTTACTGGCCAGCTCACTTCGTGATCATGGATGCAGCAACACTTGAACCGTTGAAAGTTGTATCAACTCGTGGCTACAACACCAAAGGTGAGTTCATTAACGAAGCGCGTGTAGCAGCTATCTACACTACGCCAAATGAGCCTACTTTCTTGGTTGCTGTGAAAGAGCTTGGCCAAATGTGGCAAGTTGACTACCGCGATCTGGACAACCTTCGCATCGAGCAAATCAACTCTGCTGAGTTCTTGCATGACGGATTCTTCGACCCTTCAGGTCGTTACTTCCAGATTGCTGCGAACGCATCTAACAAAATGGTCGTGGTGGATACCAAGACACGTAAGCTAGAGAAAATGATTGATGTAGACAAGCTTCCTCACCCGGGTCCTGGTGCTAACTGGATCGATGAGAAGTGTGGCCCTGTGGGCGGTACAACGCACTTGGGTGTAGGTCTGGTATCTGTTTGGGGTAATGACCCAATCAATCACCCAGACGAAGCGTGGAAACTTTGCTACGAAGTTGAAACTGATGGTGCAGGTGTATTCATCCGTACACACGAGACGTCTGACTACGTTTGGGCGGATCAGTTGAAACACCCTGAGCCTGAAGTTCAACAGTCAGTACAAGTTTTCGATAAGAAAACTCGTGAAATCGTTAAAACAATTCGTGTGACTGAAGAAGAAGGTAAAGCAGCACTTCACATGGAGTTCAACGAAGACGGTACTGAAGTTTGGGTATCTGTATGGAACCGTGCGGATGCGAAGAACCCAACTGGTGAAATCGTAGTATACGATGCGAAAACTCTAAAAGAGAAAGCGCGTATTAAAGGTCTGACTACACCAACTGGTAAGTTCAACGTATACAACCGTTCTCACCATAAGACTTAA
- a CDS encoding ferritin-like domain-containing protein, translated as MRIQHTDWAMEHLHDHLQAAVDLELWTIPFYMSAMYSIKDRDSDAYQLIRTIINQEMLHLQCAANMANAYGLSPKITPPVYSGTKIPHLDFSLDPSADTEPYMPYTAEIGPLDLLHINGMCLVELPEFGVSKREILLQTIINEYGTIGEFYDALRFGASLLKDQINGGVRQVDYFSAFYRNMPNMTVSESGAAGFDQVSLLIDLITDQGEGQCKKDPTIPKVFQNTANDIEPDGDHFVKFNQIKDAGGQDGCKLPETFSTKPPCDYTKEDLQLQSILVNQFEQLTKLLEALFSGQNPDNFFPIMASVGGAIRNCWEHGVTPQFSKETNQR; from the coding sequence ATGAGAATACAACATACAGATTGGGCCATGGAGCACCTTCATGACCACCTCCAAGCTGCGGTGGATCTGGAGCTATGGACTATTCCCTTTTATATGTCCGCCATGTACTCAATCAAAGACCGTGATTCAGACGCCTACCAACTGATTCGAACCATCATTAATCAGGAAATGCTCCACCTACAGTGCGCTGCCAATATGGCAAATGCCTATGGACTTTCCCCAAAAATCACACCCCCAGTGTACAGCGGGACTAAAATCCCTCATCTCGATTTTAGCCTCGATCCCAGTGCGGATACCGAACCTTACATGCCTTATACCGCAGAGATTGGCCCGTTAGATCTGTTACACATCAATGGCATGTGTTTAGTGGAACTGCCTGAATTCGGCGTCTCAAAGCGGGAGATCCTGCTTCAAACCATAATCAATGAATACGGCACCATTGGTGAATTCTACGATGCACTACGCTTCGGGGCCTCGTTACTTAAAGACCAGATCAATGGTGGCGTCAGACAGGTAGACTACTTCTCTGCGTTCTATCGGAACATGCCAAATATGACAGTAAGTGAATCAGGAGCGGCCGGGTTTGATCAGGTTTCCTTGTTGATCGATCTCATTACCGACCAGGGTGAAGGGCAATGCAAGAAGGACCCAACCATTCCAAAAGTATTCCAGAATACCGCTAATGACATCGAACCCGACGGTGACCACTTTGTGAAATTCAACCAGATCAAGGATGCCGGCGGTCAGGATGGTTGCAAACTCCCCGAAACCTTCAGCACCAAGCCACCCTGCGATTACACCAAGGAAGATCTCCAACTACAAAGCATTCTGGTGAACCAGTTCGAACAACTCACCAAACTCCTTGAAGCGCTGTTCAGCGGCCAAAATCCTGACAACTTCTTTCCGATCATGGCAAGCGTCGGCGGTGCCATCCGAAACTGTTGGGAACATGGCGTCACTCCACAGTTCAGCAAAGAAACCAATCAGCGTTAA
- a CDS encoding AzlD family protein: MIDSLTLATILLMALTTYLTRILGYVAVHNRTLSPRLMAVLENVPGCVLISVIAPRFVSDRPSDLLALVITIVAATRLSLLPTVIIGVVSTGLLRQFL; this comes from the coding sequence ATGATCGACTCATTGACCCTGGCCACCATCCTATTAATGGCTTTGACGACCTATTTAACGCGAATTTTAGGCTACGTCGCCGTTCACAACCGAACACTAAGCCCGCGTTTGATGGCCGTGCTTGAGAACGTTCCTGGCTGCGTACTGATTTCAGTAATTGCGCCGCGTTTTGTATCAGATCGGCCTTCTGATCTCCTGGCGCTGGTGATTACCATCGTGGCGGCTACCCGGCTTTCTCTATTGCCGACGGTAATCATCGGAGTGGTATCGACAGGGCTGCTTCGACAGTTTTTATAA
- a CDS encoding NapC/NirT family cytochrome c, translated as MKEQNSAEEILHKPGLMKRRLILGTTIGGAVVFFIVGIIFWGGFNTAMEATNQLEFCIGCHEMEANVYQEYKPTIHYSNRTGVRAGCPDCHVPRPWIHKIVRKIQASKEVFSWLTGKIDTKEEFEEHRLTMAKSVWKAMKETDSRECRNCHTIESMNPEFQRPRARNQHLNAFKEGQTCIDCHKGIAHNNVRHMLTDEELETIEKPNPDYIREVPEMYVEGLARIEAKEAEEAVADQAAKQAAKEKEQKRIDSAVADALESYKAEMEAKAAAQAPKLLKTSAKPQAKPAAEKASGTNASEIKVNWSKAGNREITLFYPGQTSIEWIQNGRDHGGARPFTKGGDRCVTCHDKETADMGAKIVSGEKAEETPIPGKRGSIAVNVDASHDDEYLYMRFSWENGEHAPVPFVDGGKMDPENPMKLALMLSTDDVEFADRAGCWGTCHHDARNMPDAPDKDKLAVSEFASQINLGEGVTKYLKESRTKIELKGRRGKARGGWDQLKSADEIKAEQDAGKFMDLVRYKSGKGIVEDGHILAERTMHGGHGAEFDAKLKNGTWTVVLKRKLKSDKPGDISLEKGKVYNFGFAIHDDYANSRFHHVSLGYKLGIGNSDSDINAEHQ; from the coding sequence ATGAAAGAACAAAATTCAGCTGAAGAGATCCTACATAAACCGGGTTTAATGAAACGTCGACTCATTCTCGGAACCACCATCGGCGGTGCAGTAGTGTTCTTCATTGTCGGCATCATCTTCTGGGGCGGTTTTAATACGGCCATGGAAGCGACCAACCAACTGGAATTCTGTATCGGTTGCCATGAAATGGAAGCCAACGTTTACCAGGAATACAAACCTACGATTCACTATTCCAACCGTACAGGTGTGCGCGCAGGCTGTCCTGACTGCCACGTCCCAAGACCTTGGATTCATAAGATTGTCCGTAAGATCCAGGCGTCCAAAGAAGTGTTCTCTTGGCTAACCGGTAAAATTGATACCAAAGAAGAATTTGAAGAGCATCGTTTAACCATGGCGAAAAGCGTGTGGAAAGCGATGAAGGAAACCGACTCTCGTGAATGTCGTAACTGTCACACCATTGAGTCAATGAACCCTGAGTTCCAACGTCCGAGAGCGCGTAATCAACACTTGAATGCCTTCAAAGAAGGTCAAACTTGTATCGATTGTCACAAAGGCATCGCGCATAACAACGTTCGTCATATGTTGACAGATGAAGAACTTGAAACGATTGAAAAGCCAAACCCAGATTACATTCGTGAAGTACCTGAAATGTATGTTGAAGGCTTAGCCCGTATCGAAGCGAAAGAAGCGGAAGAAGCGGTTGCTGATCAGGCGGCGAAACAAGCGGCTAAAGAGAAAGAGCAAAAACGTATCGACAGTGCAGTTGCTGACGCGTTGGAAAGCTACAAGGCCGAAATGGAAGCTAAAGCGGCAGCCCAAGCACCTAAACTGCTAAAAACCTCTGCTAAGCCACAGGCAAAACCTGCTGCAGAGAAAGCCTCTGGTACTAATGCTTCTGAAATAAAGGTTAACTGGTCTAAGGCAGGAAACCGTGAAATCACTTTGTTCTACCCAGGTCAAACCTCTATCGAGTGGATTCAAAACGGCCGTGATCACGGTGGTGCTCGTCCATTCACTAAAGGCGGTGATCGTTGTGTAACTTGCCATGACAAAGAAACAGCCGACATGGGTGCCAAGATCGTTAGCGGTGAGAAAGCAGAAGAAACTCCGATTCCTGGTAAGCGTGGCAGTATTGCTGTGAATGTTGATGCGTCACACGATGACGAATATCTCTACATGCGCTTTAGCTGGGAAAATGGTGAACATGCTCCTGTACCGTTTGTTGACGGCGGCAAGATGGACCCTGAAAACCCAATGAAACTTGCTTTGATGCTATCGACTGATGACGTTGAGTTCGCTGACCGTGCAGGTTGCTGGGGAACTTGTCACCATGATGCTCGCAACATGCCGGATGCGCCTGACAAAGACAAACTTGCAGTCAGTGAGTTTGCAAGCCAAATTAATTTGGGTGAGGGCGTGACTAAGTACCTGAAAGAAAGCCGCACCAAGATTGAACTCAAAGGTCGTCGTGGCAAAGCTCGTGGTGGCTGGGATCAGCTAAAATCGGCTGATGAGATTAAAGCCGAACAAGACGCTGGTAAGTTCATGGATCTGGTTCGCTACAAGTCTGGTAAAGGCATTGTAGAAGACGGTCACATTCTGGCTGAACGTACTATGCACGGCGGGCATGGCGCTGAGTTTGATGCCAAATTGAAAAACGGTACATGGACTGTTGTCTTGAAACGTAAACTGAAGTCAGACAAGCCTGGTGATATTTCACTAGAGAAAGGCAAAGTATATAACTTCGGATTCGCGATTCACGATGACTATGCAAACTCTCGTTTCCACCACGTATCTCTTGGTTACAAGCTAGGTATTGGGAACAGCGACTCTGACATCAATGCTGAGCACCAATAG
- a CDS encoding Lrp/AsnC family transcriptional regulator, whose amino-acid sequence MPIKLDAIDRRILRALQRDGRMQNNELAKEVGLSPSPCLRRVRLLEESGVIERYVALLNAKKIDKGLTIFTRVWLVAQDLDTVDHFAEEIKQFPQVVECHLMSGDCDFFLRVVVADIDDYRRFQVEHLTRIKGVQSVKSEIPMQKIKLTSELPI is encoded by the coding sequence ATGCCAATAAAATTAGATGCTATAGATCGGCGTATCTTGAGAGCCTTACAGCGGGATGGCCGCATGCAGAACAATGAACTGGCGAAAGAGGTGGGGTTGTCGCCATCGCCTTGTCTGCGACGTGTTCGTCTCTTGGAAGAAAGTGGTGTCATAGAACGTTATGTCGCGTTGTTAAATGCCAAGAAAATCGATAAAGGCCTAACTATTTTTACGCGGGTTTGGTTGGTAGCACAGGACTTGGATACCGTTGATCATTTTGCGGAAGAAATTAAGCAGTTTCCACAGGTGGTAGAGTGCCACTTGATGTCCGGAGATTGCGATTTTTTCTTGCGAGTCGTGGTTGCAGATATTGATGATTACCGTCGATTTCAGGTGGAACATCTGACTCGTATTAAAGGGGTACAGAGTGTGAAAAGTGAGATCCCTATGCAGAAGATCAAATTAACTTCTGAACTGCCGATCTAA
- a CDS encoding substrate-binding periplasmic protein, whose product MPQLINRLLLSITCLCFFALPADADVIEFAVGEWAPYISNKDPNSPLEKIVSEAYALEGIEVKYSYFPWKRSYGYAKKGRFLGTFPWTHLRSRAEDFNINPTPILKDPSVYFHLKHTDFEWATLTSLKQYKVGVTVGYKNQEIYERLGIPAEVVPYEELNFKMLLQGRIDVYGASKRVGYAMIKSMFPPDEVKQFTNHPEPYTTDIYHILFSKQAKDSEKYMNAFEAGFSKLKNSGRYEEILKSSDIN is encoded by the coding sequence ATGCCTCAACTCATCAACCGCCTCTTACTTTCTATAACCTGCCTGTGCTTTTTTGCTTTGCCAGCAGATGCGGATGTTATTGAATTCGCCGTTGGTGAATGGGCGCCTTACATATCCAACAAAGACCCAAACTCACCGTTAGAAAAGATTGTCTCCGAAGCCTATGCACTTGAAGGGATAGAGGTTAAATACAGTTACTTTCCCTGGAAACGCAGCTATGGCTACGCAAAGAAAGGCCGGTTTCTAGGCACTTTTCCCTGGACTCACCTGAGAAGCCGGGCTGAAGATTTCAACATTAATCCAACCCCCATATTAAAAGACCCTTCCGTCTACTTTCATCTGAAACATACCGACTTTGAGTGGGCCACCTTAACCAGTCTCAAACAATACAAAGTCGGAGTTACGGTTGGCTATAAAAATCAGGAAATCTACGAACGACTGGGTATTCCGGCAGAAGTAGTACCTTATGAAGAATTAAACTTCAAAATGCTGCTTCAAGGTCGTATTGATGTTTATGGTGCATCTAAGCGAGTCGGATACGCGATGATCAAATCCATGTTCCCTCCTGATGAAGTGAAACAATTCACCAATCATCCAGAGCCTTACACCACGGACATATACCACATATTGTTTAGCAAACAGGCTAAGGATTCAGAAAAGTACATGAATGCATTTGAGGCTGGTTTTTCGAAGCTTAAAAACTCGGGGCGCTATGAAGAAATCCTGAAATCGTCTGACATCAATTAG
- a CDS encoding bacteriohemerythrin yields the protein MKPKQTQQMKAQQKKTQQEHTQNEQKVGSEMNKRLSALLVASMIGLIIVAIGLGFLIGLDNPIPWLLLVVLILTPILYRRLNQKPSVVWKDEYSVGVKVLDNDHKKLISLLNQFKTAYDYYTETEFERQALEELVAYTKFHFEREEKYMAETGYPDLENHKRQHLTMISQVESFVEKYKREGHDSLNEVSDFLTHWLLNHINGTDKQYSKHLNQNGIH from the coding sequence TTGAAGCCAAAGCAAACTCAACAAATGAAAGCTCAACAAAAGAAAACTCAGCAAGAACACACTCAGAATGAACAAAAAGTGGGTAGCGAGATGAACAAAAGACTAAGCGCACTGTTAGTAGCCAGCATGATAGGACTAATCATCGTAGCCATAGGCTTAGGATTCCTGATCGGGCTGGATAACCCCATTCCCTGGTTACTGTTAGTGGTACTGATCTTAACCCCTATTCTGTACCGACGACTGAACCAGAAACCGTCTGTGGTATGGAAAGACGAATACAGCGTCGGCGTTAAAGTTTTGGATAACGACCACAAAAAGCTCATCTCCCTGCTCAACCAATTCAAAACTGCGTATGACTACTACACAGAAACGGAGTTTGAACGTCAGGCCCTGGAAGAACTGGTCGCTTACACAAAATTCCACTTTGAACGCGAAGAAAAATACATGGCTGAAACCGGCTACCCGGATCTCGAAAATCATAAGCGTCAGCATCTGACCATGATCAGCCAGGTTGAAAGCTTTGTTGAGAAATACAAGCGCGAAGGCCACGATTCATTGAATGAAGTCAGTGACTTTCTGACCCATTGGTTACTGAATCACATCAATGGAACCGACAAACAATACAGCAAGCACCTGAATCAGAATGGCATCCATTAG
- a CDS encoding AzlC family ABC transporter permease yields MNTETATLPLATDALTGELSSSSTVGKFNKREFIRGLIAAIPVMIGFVPVALVLGAQASAKGLNLFEVPLMTGLNFGGGSEFTAMGLWTSPPHILLIVTMSMLVNSRHILMGAALAPYLKHLSKKQAIPSLFFMCDESWAMALADAKKKGAAHISLPYYLGTAIGLYLTWVTFTTLGVWLGPTLGNLDQFGFDMAFTAVFLVLLKGMWKGTTACRPWLVSLVFAALTYLLIPGAWYVAAGALSGLLYAAYQAGEAENQSIEESPSSTAGNVQGGHPQ; encoded by the coding sequence ATGAACACGGAAACTGCAACTTTACCGCTGGCTACGGATGCCCTTACGGGGGAATTGTCTTCAAGCTCGACTGTCGGAAAATTCAATAAACGCGAATTTATACGCGGTCTTATTGCAGCCATTCCGGTAATGATTGGTTTTGTTCCCGTCGCTTTGGTACTCGGTGCCCAGGCCAGCGCTAAAGGTTTAAACTTATTTGAAGTCCCACTCATGACCGGCCTGAATTTTGGGGGCGGTTCTGAATTCACGGCAATGGGCTTATGGACCTCCCCGCCCCATATTCTGTTAATCGTTACCATGTCGATGTTGGTAAATAGTCGCCATATTTTGATGGGAGCCGCACTTGCTCCCTACCTAAAACACTTATCTAAAAAGCAGGCCATCCCGAGTCTGTTCTTCATGTGTGACGAAAGCTGGGCTATGGCGCTGGCCGATGCAAAGAAGAAAGGCGCAGCACACATTAGTCTTCCCTACTATTTAGGGACAGCGATAGGCTTGTATTTAACCTGGGTGACGTTCACAACACTGGGTGTTTGGCTTGGCCCAACCTTAGGAAATTTGGATCAGTTTGGTTTTGATATGGCCTTCACAGCGGTCTTCTTGGTGCTATTGAAAGGCATGTGGAAAGGCACGACAGCCTGCCGTCCCTGGTTAGTCAGTTTGGTCTTCGCTGCGCTCACTTACTTACTGATTCCTGGAGCCTGGTATGTCGCGGCTGGTGCACTCTCTGGCCTACTCTACGCAGCCTATCAGGCGGGTGAGGCGGAGAATCAATCGATAGAAGAAAGTCCGAGCTCTACAGCAGGAAATGTTCAGGGTGGACATCCACAATGA